A region of the Anaerobacillus alkaliphilus genome:
GTACGTGTTCGCACTTAACCATGGGAAGTTAGATGCTTCTACTAAACTATCAAGCAGTGGTAAACCAAAGTTGTACTCATGGTTCCCGATTGTTCCAGCATCATAACCCATCATGTTCATTGCTTCGATGATTGAGTTTTTATCCTGACGATCTACGACTGCCTCAATGTAACCTAAGATACTTCCCTGGATAATGTCACCATTATCAACAAGTAATGTATTGTTGTGTTTTGCACGTAATTGTTGAACCAATGTGTACACTTTTGCTAAACCGAATTTTTGGTCCACTGCGTCTGCCATGTAATCGTAAGGCATGATGTGCGCGTGGATATCTGTTGTACCCATGATCACTAGTTCGTGAGTAGTTGGTTTCGGGAACTCAAAGTTATACTTATACATTGCCCAGCCATCTGTACCTTCACCAAGATACGATA
Encoded here:
- a CDS encoding metallophosphoesterase, whose translation is LVNNWSIVPVETKGNVVFRSSPKGKEYIEANNLTFVSYLGEGTDGWAMYKYNFEFPKPTTHELVIMGTTDIHAHIMPYDYMADAVDQKFGLAKVYTLVQQLRAKHNNTLLVDNGDIIQGSILGYIEAVVDRQDKNSIIEAMNMMGYDAGTIGNHEYNFGLPLLDSLVEASNFPWLSANTYNVSDDKHRYEPYVILDRMVDGKPIKIGVIGFVPPQVMIWDKMHLNGNIYVNEIVDSAKKYVPEMKAKGADVIVVTAHSGFDLSENASE